One window of Streptomyces sp. FIT100 genomic DNA carries:
- a CDS encoding FAD-binding and (Fe-S)-binding domain-containing protein, translating into MTMDASNYRRVPDGVVAPRDAADVAAALAVCRAHGVPVVPRGAGTSIAGQATGTGVVLDFTRHMGAVVSVDPQARTAVVQPGAVLDRLRDAAGRHGLTFGPDPSTHSRCTLGGMIGNNACGAHSVAWGTTADNVRELSVVTYGGAELRLGQGWGNGAPAGLRELVDGNLALLRTGFPAGLPRRISGYALDALLPERGVDLARAFCGGEGTLAVLTEATVGLVESPPARALAVLGYADESAAAEAAAGLLPHRPLTVEGMAQDLVRDAGGLPKGGAWLFVETGGGTAGEARARAEEIVRAADALDGTVVTDPAGQRALWRVREDAAGTATRMPDGSEAWPGWEDCAVPPARLGAYLRDFRALLTEHGLRGTPYGHFGDGCIHVRIDFDLLGEEGVRRFRSFSEAVAALVVAHGGSLSGEHGDGQARAELLPRMYGDELVGLFGRFKDVWDPAGGLNPGMLARPARLDENLRFTVLPRAGVVDTAFGYPDDRGDFAGAVRRCVGVAKCRVDGPSQGPGVMCPSYRATGEEQHSTRGRARLLHEMLAGEVVTDGWRSREVRDALDLCLSCKGCRSDCPVGVDMATYKAEFLHHHYAGRVRPAAHYAMGRLPVWLRAAAPAARVLNAAARVRPLAALAKRAAGIAPERDLPALAARSFTSWWRRNATPGSDLVLWPDTFTEHLSPSAGRAAVTVLGAAGLGVSLPPGRVCCGLTYVSTGQLDRARTVMRRTLDTMAPVLDRGAPVVVLEPSCAATLTTDLPELLGDDPRAHRLADSVRTFARALEEYAPTWTPPRLDRRVAGQTHCHQHAVLGDAAERRLRARAGLTGDLSGGCCGLAGNFGFERGHYDVSVACAEDQLLPSVRAAGEDVLLLADGFSCRTQLEQLTGRRGRHLAEVLAEGLGD; encoded by the coding sequence ATGACGATGGACGCCTCCAACTACCGCCGGGTGCCGGACGGTGTCGTCGCCCCGCGCGACGCGGCGGACGTCGCCGCGGCGCTCGCCGTCTGCCGCGCCCACGGCGTCCCGGTGGTGCCGCGCGGCGCGGGGACCTCGATCGCCGGACAGGCGACCGGCACCGGGGTCGTACTGGACTTCACCCGCCACATGGGGGCCGTCGTCTCCGTCGATCCGCAGGCGCGCACGGCCGTCGTCCAGCCGGGCGCGGTGCTCGACCGGCTGCGCGACGCGGCGGGGAGGCACGGGCTGACCTTCGGCCCCGACCCGTCCACGCACAGCCGCTGCACCCTCGGCGGGATGATCGGCAACAACGCGTGCGGGGCGCACTCGGTGGCCTGGGGCACGACCGCGGACAACGTGCGCGAGCTGTCGGTGGTGACGTACGGGGGCGCGGAGCTGCGGCTCGGGCAGGGCTGGGGCAACGGCGCCCCGGCCGGGCTGCGCGAACTGGTCGACGGCAACCTCGCGCTGCTGCGCACCGGTTTCCCCGCCGGACTTCCCCGCCGTATCTCCGGCTACGCGCTGGACGCACTGCTGCCCGAGCGCGGCGTGGACCTCGCCCGCGCGTTCTGCGGCGGCGAGGGCACTCTGGCGGTCCTGACGGAGGCGACCGTGGGGCTGGTCGAGTCGCCGCCCGCGCGGGCCCTGGCCGTCCTGGGGTACGCGGACGAGAGCGCGGCCGCGGAGGCGGCCGCCGGGCTGCTTCCCCACCGGCCGCTGACCGTCGAGGGCATGGCACAGGACCTGGTGCGGGACGCGGGCGGACTGCCGAAGGGCGGAGCCTGGCTCTTCGTGGAGACGGGCGGGGGGACGGCGGGCGAGGCGCGGGCGCGCGCCGAGGAGATCGTGCGCGCCGCGGACGCGCTGGACGGGACAGTGGTGACCGACCCGGCCGGGCAGCGGGCGCTGTGGCGGGTGCGCGAGGACGCCGCGGGCACCGCGACCCGGATGCCCGACGGCAGCGAGGCATGGCCGGGGTGGGAGGACTGCGCGGTGCCGCCGGCCCGGCTCGGCGCGTATCTGCGGGACTTCCGGGCGCTGCTGACGGAGCACGGGCTGCGCGGGACGCCGTACGGGCACTTCGGGGACGGCTGCATCCACGTCCGTATCGACTTCGACCTGCTGGGCGAGGAGGGCGTACGGCGCTTCCGCTCCTTCTCCGAGGCGGTCGCCGCGCTGGTGGTCGCGCACGGCGGCTCGCTGTCCGGCGAGCACGGGGACGGGCAGGCGCGGGCGGAGCTGCTGCCGCGGATGTACGGGGACGAACTGGTCGGGCTCTTCGGCCGGTTCAAGGACGTGTGGGACCCGGCGGGCGGCCTCAACCCGGGCATGCTGGCGCGTCCCGCACGCCTCGACGAGAACCTGCGTTTCACCGTCCTGCCGCGGGCCGGGGTGGTGGACACGGCCTTCGGTTACCCGGACGACCGCGGGGACTTCGCGGGGGCGGTGCGGCGGTGTGTCGGGGTCGCCAAGTGCCGGGTGGACGGGCCGAGTCAGGGCCCGGGGGTGATGTGCCCCTCGTACCGGGCGACCGGCGAGGAGCAGCACTCCACGCGCGGACGCGCGCGGCTGCTGCACGAGATGCTCGCGGGCGAGGTGGTGACGGACGGCTGGCGCTCGCGGGAGGTACGCGATGCGCTCGACCTGTGCCTGTCCTGCAAGGGGTGCCGGAGCGACTGCCCGGTGGGCGTCGACATGGCCACGTACAAGGCGGAGTTCCTGCACCACCACTACGCGGGGCGGGTGCGGCCGGCCGCGCACTACGCGATGGGCAGGCTGCCGGTGTGGCTGCGGGCGGCGGCGCCGGCCGCCCGGGTGCTGAACGCGGCGGCTCGGGTGCGACCGCTGGCCGCGCTGGCGAAACGGGCGGCGGGCATCGCGCCGGAACGCGACCTTCCGGCTCTGGCGGCGCGGAGCTTCACCTCCTGGTGGCGCCGCAACGCCACGCCGGGGAGCGATCTCGTCCTGTGGCCGGACACCTTCACCGAGCACCTCTCCCCGTCGGCCGGGCGCGCGGCGGTGACGGTCCTCGGCGCTGCCGGCCTCGGCGTCTCGCTGCCGCCGGGCCGGGTCTGCTGCGGACTGACGTACGTCTCGACGGGCCAGCTCGACCGCGCCCGCACGGTCATGCGCCGCACCCTGGACACCATGGCCCCCGTCCTGGACCGCGGAGCCCCGGTCGTCGTCCTCGAACCGAGCTGCGCGGCGACGCTCACCACCGACCTCCCCGAACTCCTCGGCGACGACCCCCGCGCCCACCGCCTCGCCGACTCCGTCCGGACCTTCGCCCGGGCCCTGGAGGAGTACGCCCCCACCTGGACCCCGCCCCGCCTGGACCGCCGGGTCGCCGGCCAGACCCACTGCCACCAGCACGCGGTCCTCGGCGACGCGGCCGAACGCCGTCTGCGCGCCCGTGCCGGTCTGACGGGCGACCTGAGCGGCGGCTGCTGCGGACTGGCGGGCAACTTCGGCTTCGAACGCGGCCACTACGACGTCTCGGTGGCCTGTGCCGAGGACCAACTGCTGCCGTCGGTACGGGCGGCGGGCGAGGACGTCCTGCTCCTCGCGGACGGCTTCTCCTGCCGCACACAGCTGGAGCAGCTGACGGGGCGGCGGGGGCGGCACCTGGCGGAGGTGCTGGCGGAAGGGCTGGGTGACTGA
- the serC gene encoding phosphoserine transaminase, translated as MADIQIPADIKPADGRFGSGPSKVRTEALDALAATGTSLLGTSHRQAPVKNLVGEVREGVHALFSLPEGYEVVLGNGGSTAFWDVATHGLIENKSQHLSFGEFSSKFAKASKLAPWLAEPTVISSDPGTHPAPRAEAGVDVYALTHNETSTGVAAPVERVDGADEGALVLVDATSGAGGLPVDIAETDVYYFAPQKSFAADGGLWIAVFSPAALERAERVHASGRHVPEFFSLPTAIDNSRKNQTYNTPALATLFLLNEQLKWINGQGGLDWAVRRTAASARALYGWAEESKYATPFVADPAKRSQVVGTIDFSDDIDAAAVAKVLRANGIVDTDPYRKLGRNQLRIAMFPAVDPADVQALTACVDHVIEKL; from the coding sequence GTGGCCGATATCCAGATTCCCGCTGACATCAAGCCCGCAGACGGCCGTTTCGGCTCGGGCCCCTCCAAGGTGCGGACGGAGGCGCTGGACGCCCTGGCCGCCACCGGTACGTCCCTGCTCGGCACCTCCCACCGCCAGGCCCCGGTCAAGAACCTGGTCGGCGAGGTGCGCGAGGGCGTGCACGCGCTGTTCTCGCTCCCCGAGGGATACGAGGTGGTCCTCGGCAACGGCGGCTCCACCGCCTTCTGGGACGTCGCGACGCACGGGCTCATCGAGAACAAGTCGCAGCACCTCTCCTTCGGTGAGTTCTCGTCGAAGTTCGCGAAGGCGTCGAAGCTGGCCCCCTGGCTGGCCGAGCCGACCGTGATCTCCTCCGACCCGGGCACGCACCCGGCTCCCCGCGCCGAGGCGGGCGTCGACGTCTACGCCCTCACGCACAACGAGACCTCGACCGGTGTCGCCGCCCCGGTCGAGCGGGTCGACGGCGCCGACGAGGGCGCGCTGGTCCTGGTCGACGCGACCTCCGGCGCGGGCGGTCTGCCGGTCGACATCGCCGAGACCGACGTCTACTACTTCGCGCCGCAGAAGTCCTTCGCCGCGGACGGCGGCCTGTGGATCGCCGTGTTCTCGCCCGCCGCGCTGGAGCGTGCGGAGCGCGTCCACGCCTCCGGGCGGCACGTACCGGAGTTCTTCAGCCTCCCGACGGCGATCGACAACTCCCGCAAGAACCAGACGTACAACACCCCCGCGCTGGCGACCCTCTTCCTCCTCAACGAGCAGCTGAAGTGGATCAACGGCCAGGGCGGCCTCGACTGGGCCGTCCGCCGCACGGCCGCCTCCGCACGGGCGCTGTACGGCTGGGCGGAGGAGTCGAAGTACGCGACCCCGTTCGTCGCGGACCCGGCCAAGCGTTCGCAGGTGGTCGGCACGATCGACTTCTCGGACGACATCGACGCGGCGGCGGTCGCGAAGGTGCTGCGCGCCAACGGGATCGTCGACACGGATCCGTACCGCAAGCTGGGCCGCAACCAGCTGCGGATCGCGATGTTCCCGGCGGTCGACCCGGCGGACGTGCAGGCGCTGACGGCCTGCGTCGACCACGTCATCGAGAAGCTGTAA
- a CDS encoding DUF4360 domain-containing protein: protein MSGALRAGAATTAAVASLLVAGTPGTASAGIVAPPDKIVIEVATVNGSGCKQGTAAVAVSPDNTAFTVTYSDYLAQVGGDSAPTDFRKNCQLNLIVHVPQGFTYAVASADYRGYASLQQGATAVQKASYYFQGSPDTAARNHPFNGPYNNNWQATDETEWGQLVWAPCGVKRNFNINTELRVNAGTSGPSQTSFITMDSTDGEINTVYRLAWKECPES, encoded by the coding sequence ATGTCTGGTGCCTTACGCGCCGGTGCCGCCACCACGGCGGCCGTCGCCTCCCTGCTCGTCGCCGGTACCCCCGGCACCGCATCCGCGGGCATCGTCGCCCCGCCCGACAAGATCGTCATCGAGGTAGCCACGGTGAACGGCTCGGGCTGCAAGCAGGGGACCGCGGCGGTGGCCGTCTCCCCGGACAACACCGCGTTCACGGTCACGTACAGCGACTACCTGGCCCAGGTGGGCGGGGACTCGGCGCCCACCGACTTCCGCAAGAACTGCCAGCTCAATCTGATCGTCCACGTCCCGCAGGGCTTCACCTACGCCGTCGCCAGCGCGGACTACCGCGGCTACGCCAGCCTCCAGCAGGGCGCCACCGCCGTCCAGAAGGCCTCGTACTACTTCCAGGGCTCGCCCGACACGGCCGCCAGGAACCACCCCTTCAACGGGCCTTACAACAACAACTGGCAGGCCACCGACGAGACCGAGTGGGGGCAGCTCGTGTGGGCCCCCTGCGGGGTGAAGCGGAACTTCAACATCAATACCGAACTGCGCGTCAACGCCGGCACCTCCGGCCCGTCGCAGACCAGCTTCATCACGATGGACTCGACGGACGGCGAGATCAACACCGTCTACCGGCTGGCGTGGAAGGAGTGCCCGGAGAGCTGA
- a CDS encoding esterase-like activity of phytase family protein: MRSLRTTLLAAALVLGAAVPAMPAVPAAAAVAADGGDGFTIEDPRITESSGLAASRAHPGVYWTHNDQDEPRVFAVDSRTGKTVATVTLRGVGTPRDMEAISIGPDGYVYVGDIGDNADSWNHVWIYRFPEPRSLKDVTVRATQYVVKYEDGPRNAEAMMVHPKTGRVYIASKNEDGGGLYEGPARLVTGGTNTFRRIDEVPWVTDGAFSPDGKELVLRSYFSARGYAWKGGRLGDDQQISAPLQGQSESVTYTPDGKALMFGTEGAQSEVVRRNLGGDERESPDGDSPAASASGGGSGGASAPESGSGVGGGLAGPAGAVIAVAVLALAVRSRRRGRGGRQG, from the coding sequence ATGCGTTCGTTGCGTACGACCTTGCTTGCCGCTGCCTTGGTGCTCGGCGCCGCCGTGCCCGCCATGCCGGCCGTGCCCGCCGCGGCCGCGGTCGCCGCCGACGGCGGTGACGGTTTCACGATCGAGGACCCGAGGATCACCGAGTCCAGCGGGCTCGCCGCGAGCCGCGCCCACCCGGGTGTCTACTGGACGCACAACGACCAGGACGAGCCGCGGGTGTTCGCCGTCGACTCGCGGACGGGGAAGACCGTCGCGACCGTCACCCTGCGGGGCGTGGGAACGCCCCGCGACATGGAGGCCATCTCCATAGGGCCCGATGGCTATGTGTACGTCGGCGACATTGGGGACAACGCCGACTCCTGGAACCACGTGTGGATCTACCGGTTCCCCGAGCCGCGGTCGCTGAAGGACGTCACGGTGCGCGCGACGCAGTACGTCGTGAAGTACGAGGACGGGCCCCGCAACGCCGAGGCGATGATGGTCCATCCGAAGACCGGGCGGGTGTACATCGCCAGCAAGAACGAGGACGGGGGCGGTCTGTACGAGGGGCCGGCCCGGCTGGTGACGGGGGGCACGAACACCTTCCGGCGGATCGACGAGGTGCCGTGGGTGACGGACGGGGCGTTCTCGCCGGACGGCAAGGAGCTGGTGCTGCGCTCCTACTTCAGCGCCCGCGGCTACGCGTGGAAGGGCGGCCGCCTCGGCGACGACCAGCAGATCAGCGCCCCGCTGCAGGGCCAGTCCGAGTCGGTGACGTACACGCCCGACGGCAAGGCGCTGATGTTCGGCACGGAGGGTGCGCAGAGCGAGGTCGTGCGCAGGAATCTCGGCGGGGACGAGCGGGAGTCGCCGGACGGCGACTCGCCCGCGGCGTCGGCGAGCGGCGGCGGCAGCGGAGGGGCCTCGGCGCCGGAGAGCGGGAGCGGGGTCGGCGGCGGTCTCGCCGGCCCGGCGGGCGCGGTCATCGCCGTCGCGGTGCTGGCGCTGGCGGTCCGGTCCCGGCGCAGGGGGCGCGGCGGCCGTCAGGGGTGA
- a CDS encoding GDSL-type esterase/lipase family protein: MRFLFVGDSMTIGRAGDYTWRYRMWQHLNRSFGGPYKIVGPRTELYDTGADAAVSTAYADPDFPAHARRHLAGWGEGWLHMAPLIEEAVAAAKADVLLVSLGLIDLGFYTNSSQTARNTREFIAAARTANPHVRAVLLPVIRNVRALSDAPFAAECERFNELLAKAVADLDSPSSPLLLASPPESYDIHTDTYDGTHPGPSGEHKLAAAFADAMHQAWDLGGPYEPALR; the protein is encoded by the coding sequence ATGCGTTTCCTGTTCGTCGGTGACTCCATGACAATCGGCCGCGCCGGCGACTACACCTGGCGCTACCGGATGTGGCAGCACCTCAACCGCTCCTTCGGCGGGCCGTACAAGATCGTCGGCCCGCGTACCGAGCTGTACGACACCGGCGCCGACGCCGCCGTCTCCACCGCCTACGCCGATCCGGACTTCCCCGCCCACGCCCGCCGGCACCTGGCCGGCTGGGGCGAGGGCTGGCTGCACATGGCCCCGCTGATAGAGGAGGCGGTGGCCGCGGCCAAGGCGGACGTGCTGCTCGTCTCGCTGGGCCTGATCGATCTCGGCTTCTACACGAACAGCAGTCAGACCGCCCGCAACACCCGCGAGTTCATCGCCGCGGCCCGCACCGCGAACCCGCACGTCCGGGCGGTGCTGCTGCCCGTCATCCGCAACGTACGGGCACTGTCCGACGCGCCCTTCGCGGCCGAGTGCGAACGCTTCAACGAACTCCTCGCCAAGGCGGTCGCCGACCTCGACTCCCCCTCGTCGCCGCTGCTGCTGGCGTCGCCGCCGGAGTCGTACGACATCCACACGGACACCTACGACGGCACACACCCGGGCCCGTCCGGCGAGCACAAGCTGGCCGCGGCCTTCGCCGACGCGATGCACCAGGCGTGGGACCTGGGCGGACCCTACGAGCCCGCCTTGCGCTGA
- a CDS encoding antitoxin — translation MSMMDKIKQMLKGHEDQASKGIDKAGDMVDDKTQGKYKGQVDTAQDKLKDQLGVDQGDQGQNPPPQQP, via the coding sequence ATGTCCATGATGGACAAGATCAAGCAGATGCTGAAGGGCCACGAGGACCAGGCTTCCAAGGGCATCGACAAGGCCGGCGACATGGTCGACGACAAGACCCAGGGCAAGTACAAGGGCCAGGTCGACACCGCCCAGGACAAGCTCAAGGACCAGCTCGGCGTCGACCAGGGCGACCAGGGGCAGAACCCGCCCCCGCAGCAGCCCTGA
- a CDS encoding CBS domain-containing protein translates to MTGNTQLTARDIMTGGVQCVGAHQSLLEASQMMRDLNVGCLPICGDNNRLTGLITDRDIVVQCCAEGIDPATVQAGSLAGELHWIDSGAGADAALAMMEQHQVKRLPVIDVKHGHQLVGMITEANLAKNLTDAQIAEFATRVYANV, encoded by the coding sequence ATGACCGGGAACACCCAGCTCACCGCTCGCGACATCATGACCGGCGGCGTACAGTGCGTCGGCGCGCACCAGTCGCTGCTGGAAGCCTCGCAGATGATGCGCGACCTGAACGTCGGCTGTCTGCCCATCTGCGGCGACAACAACCGGCTCACCGGCCTGATCACCGACCGCGACATCGTCGTCCAGTGCTGCGCCGAGGGCATCGACCCCGCGACGGTCCAGGCCGGCTCCCTGGCCGGCGAGCTCCACTGGATCGACTCCGGCGCCGGCGCCGACGCCGCCCTCGCGATGATGGAGCAGCACCAGGTCAAGCGGCTGCCGGTGATCGACGTCAAACACGGCCACCAGCTCGTCGGCATGATCACGGAGGCCAACCTCGCGAAGAACCTCACGGACGCGCAGATCGCGGAGTTCGCGACCAGGGTCTACGCGAACGTCTGA
- a CDS encoding class F sortase, with the protein MIFRQPSGPSPYRSEGTFRSLRKALLWPVVSVGVGALLIYGAFDATAGNDRSGKPAAAMTPRAAGPSSAPHASPGPALSASNPKRLQIPYISVDAPFIPLGLSPTGQLNSPPVNNNNLVGWYKDGPTPGERGTAIVAGHFDTMTGPAVFVGLSELKPGRMVDITREDGTIATFKVDSVETFDKKTFPSARVYDDTPQALLRLITCAGEYDKSAKDYNQNLVVFAHLESSRRVGEKAPTPAAPSPKAPSPKAPNAKVPSAVAPSPKPPSTKPPTAVAPGTKAPSPQVPSAVAPTAKPPAPVAPSTKVPTPKPPSAVAPSSKAPGTIVPSPKLTSPRLPSTVPPASRPPSPKLPGSVPPAPMRPSAGA; encoded by the coding sequence ATGATCTTCCGGCAGCCGTCCGGCCCGTCCCCGTACCGCTCCGAAGGCACCTTCCGCTCCCTCCGGAAGGCCCTGCTGTGGCCCGTCGTGTCGGTGGGGGTGGGCGCCCTCCTGATCTACGGCGCGTTCGACGCCACCGCGGGGAACGACCGGTCGGGCAAACCGGCGGCGGCCATGACCCCGAGGGCCGCGGGCCCCTCGTCCGCCCCGCACGCCAGCCCCGGCCCCGCGCTGTCCGCGTCCAATCCGAAGCGGCTCCAGATCCCCTACATCTCGGTCGACGCGCCGTTCATCCCGCTGGGGCTCAGCCCCACCGGCCAGCTCAATTCGCCGCCGGTCAACAACAACAACCTGGTCGGCTGGTACAAGGACGGTCCCACCCCCGGCGAACGCGGTACGGCGATCGTCGCGGGCCACTTCGACACGATGACCGGGCCGGCCGTGTTCGTGGGCCTCAGCGAGCTCAAGCCGGGCAGGATGGTCGACATCACCCGCGAGGACGGCACGATCGCCACGTTCAAGGTCGATTCCGTCGAGACGTTCGACAAGAAGACCTTCCCGAGCGCGCGCGTCTACGACGACACCCCGCAGGCGCTGCTGCGCCTGATCACGTGCGCGGGTGAGTACGACAAGAGCGCGAAGGACTACAACCAGAACCTGGTGGTCTTCGCGCACCTCGAATCCAGCCGGCGTGTCGGGGAGAAGGCTCCCACCCCTGCGGCCCCGAGCCCGAAGGCGCCCAGTCCCAAGGCGCCGAACGCGAAGGTGCCCAGCGCGGTGGCGCCGAGCCCCAAGCCGCCGAGTACCAAGCCGCCGACCGCCGTGGCGCCGGGCACCAAGGCGCCGAGTCCCCAGGTCCCCAGTGCGGTGGCGCCGACTGCGAAGCCGCCGGCCCCCGTGGCGCCGAGCACCAAGGTGCCGACGCCGAAGCCGCCGAGCGCGGTGGCCCCCAGCTCCAAGGCGCCGGGCACGATCGTGCCGAGCCCGAAGCTCACGAGCCCAAGGCTTCCGAGCACGGTGCCCCCGGCATCGAGGCCTCCGAGCCCGAAACTGCCGGGCTCGGTGCCCCCGGCCCCGATGCGACCGAGTGCGGGCGCCTGA
- a CDS encoding aldo/keto reductase, with amino-acid sequence MEYTQLGRTGLKVSRLVLGTMNFGPQTDESDSHTIMDTALNAGINFFDTANVYGWGENKGRTEEIIGNWFAKGGDRRDKVVLATKVYANMAADGDAWPNHDKLSALNIRRAVDASLRRLKTDHIDLYQFHHIDRSTPVEEIWQAVDVLIQQGKILYAGSSNFPGWKIAQTNETARRLGSYGLVSEQCLYNLAERRAEMEVIPAAQEYGLGVIPWSPLHGGLLGGVIKKETEGGRRSAGRSADALADTAVRAQVQAYEDLLDKHGLAPGEVALAWLLTRPGVTGPIVGPRTADQLASALRALELELGEELLAGLDEIFPGPGPSPEAFAW; translated from the coding sequence ATGGAGTACACGCAGCTCGGACGCACAGGACTCAAGGTCAGCCGGCTCGTCCTCGGCACGATGAACTTCGGACCGCAGACCGACGAGTCCGACAGCCATACGATCATGGACACCGCGCTGAACGCGGGAATCAACTTCTTCGACACGGCGAATGTCTACGGCTGGGGCGAGAACAAGGGCCGGACGGAAGAGATCATCGGGAACTGGTTCGCGAAGGGCGGCGACCGCCGCGACAAGGTGGTCCTCGCCACGAAGGTGTACGCGAACATGGCCGCGGACGGGGACGCCTGGCCCAACCACGACAAGCTGTCCGCCCTGAACATCCGCCGCGCCGTCGACGCCAGCCTCCGGCGGCTCAAGACCGACCACATCGACCTGTACCAGTTCCACCACATCGACCGGAGCACCCCGGTCGAGGAGATCTGGCAGGCCGTCGACGTACTGATCCAGCAGGGCAAGATCCTCTACGCGGGGTCGTCGAACTTCCCCGGCTGGAAGATCGCCCAGACGAACGAGACCGCGCGCCGCCTCGGCTCGTACGGCCTGGTCAGCGAGCAGTGCCTGTACAACCTGGCGGAGCGGCGCGCCGAGATGGAGGTCATCCCGGCGGCGCAGGAGTACGGCCTCGGGGTCATCCCCTGGTCGCCGCTGCACGGCGGTCTCCTCGGCGGCGTGATCAAGAAGGAGACCGAGGGCGGCCGCCGGTCGGCAGGCCGCTCGGCGGACGCGCTCGCCGACACGGCGGTGCGGGCCCAGGTGCAGGCGTACGAGGACCTGCTCGACAAGCACGGTCTCGCCCCCGGCGAGGTGGCCCTGGCCTGGCTGCTCACCCGCCCCGGCGTGACCGGCCCGATCGTCGGCCCCCGCACCGCCGACCAGCTGGCCTCGGCGCTGCGGGCGCTGGAGCTGGAGCTGGGCGAGGAGCTGCTGGCGGGCCTCGACGAGATCTTCCCGGGTCCCGGGCCGTCGCCGGAGGCCTTCGCCTGGTAG
- the thpR gene encoding RNA 2',3'-cyclic phosphodiesterase gives MRLFAAVLPPDEALRELGAAVDPLHALPGSHGLRWTGRPGWHFTLAFMGEVDERTVPELRERLGRAAHRSDEFRLRLHGAGRFGRRTLWIGAAGGIEEMRMLAERADAAARRSGVPMDEHRAYHPHLTIARTRADTDLRPYVDELNGFEGAPWTVSELALVRSNLPRGGIEREQPRYETVDAWPLAG, from the coding sequence ATGAGACTCTTCGCCGCCGTGCTCCCGCCCGACGAGGCCCTGCGCGAGCTCGGAGCCGCCGTCGACCCGCTGCATGCTCTCCCCGGCTCGCACGGACTGCGCTGGACCGGGCGGCCCGGCTGGCACTTCACGCTCGCCTTCATGGGCGAGGTCGACGAGCGGACCGTGCCCGAGCTGCGCGAGCGGCTCGGACGCGCAGCCCACCGCAGCGATGAGTTCCGGCTGCGTCTGCACGGGGCCGGGCGCTTCGGACGGCGGACCCTGTGGATCGGGGCCGCCGGCGGGATCGAGGAGATGCGCATGCTCGCCGAGCGCGCGGACGCGGCGGCGCGGCGCTCGGGCGTCCCGATGGACGAGCACCGCGCCTACCACCCCCATCTGACCATCGCCCGCACCCGTGCCGACACGGACCTCCGGCCGTACGTCGACGAGCTGAACGGCTTCGAGGGCGCGCCCTGGACCGTGTCCGAGCTGGCGCTCGTCCGCAGCAACCTGCCCAGGGGCGGGATCGAGCGGGAACAGCCCCGCTACGAGACGGTCGACGCCTGGCCGCTCGCCGGATGA
- a CDS encoding BrnA antitoxin family protein: MATRMLSVRIDSETLESVKERAAARGMTVQEYVVGRLQRDEFEEQYREAVIETLELYGDVLAAADLDDAPPGAGREESAAA, from the coding sequence ATGGCTACCAGGATGCTCAGCGTGCGGATAGACAGCGAGACGCTTGAGTCGGTGAAGGAGCGGGCCGCGGCCCGGGGCATGACCGTCCAGGAGTACGTGGTCGGGCGGCTCCAGCGGGACGAGTTCGAGGAGCAGTACCGGGAGGCGGTCATCGAGACGCTGGAGCTGTACGGCGATGTGCTGGCCGCGGCGGACCTCGACGACGCCCCGCCGGGAGCGGGCCGTGAGGAGTCCGCCGCCGCATGA
- a CDS encoding fic family toxin-antitoxin system, toxin component, which translates to MTHHLDLSQLLWTAERLPGDPQADDYGSLIAAVDRASSAAFGYEVYGSVPLKAAALFQTIALLQPLEHSNKTFAFAAARSFMRANGQILRPKPDQLSELLADIQPGARGVRAIAEQLAQWARPPGVQA; encoded by the coding sequence ATGACGCACCATCTCGACCTCAGTCAGCTGCTCTGGACCGCGGAGCGGCTCCCGGGGGATCCGCAGGCGGACGACTACGGCTCCCTGATCGCGGCGGTGGACCGCGCGAGCTCCGCCGCATTCGGCTACGAGGTGTACGGATCGGTACCGCTGAAGGCGGCGGCCCTGTTCCAGACCATCGCCCTGCTCCAGCCGCTGGAGCACAGCAACAAGACGTTCGCGTTCGCGGCGGCCCGCTCTTTCATGCGGGCCAACGGGCAGATCCTGCGGCCGAAGCCCGACCAGCTCAGCGAGTTGCTGGCGGACATCCAGCCGGGTGCACGCGGGGTGCGCGCCATCGCCGAGCAGCTGGCCCAGTGGGCGCGGCCGCCGGGGGTGCAGGCGTAG